From a single Nicotiana tomentosiformis chromosome 2, ASM39032v3, whole genome shotgun sequence genomic region:
- the LOC104117956 gene encoding uncharacterized protein → MSQRSKDKNPAWRYGDRVNEKNTNIVCKFCNKITTGGIYRFKFHLIGGDRNVTSCLKCPPEVRDEIKNFVEKKKEQKNQMSHQPLVTNLDDDGDDDIEELSLPTKRGRDAISSSHGSTGTSRTKGPIDCYFPKKPEGKSGGKDVQKIAKDILRDRAVRAFARWVYDAGLPFNCVNYTDTFGDFIEAVGQYGPGMKPPTYHEIRGPYLNKEVEETNKIVEEHKVAWNKYGCSIMMDKWTARTGKMIINVLVNSPKGSLFLESIDASDSSTDHIKMFTLFQNTIEKIGPSKVVQVVTDNASENVKAGGMVEGAYKNVYWTPCAAHCINLIFGDIFKEKPFSTVFGQGVRVHSYISQRPLLLNMMRRFTGQKNLVKPGKTRFATAFLTLHSIHLQKSNLRKLFTSEEWSKSKFAKESAGKDVARIILSYSFWNNVLHALKIGGPLVKVLRLVDGEQKPPMGYLYEAMDRAKEAIQASFTDEQKYAKVFQIIDARWSEQLHRPLHAAGLILNPSLFYDQHENNSLAREVWTGFHEVVIKLTPDEDMQEKIVDQLAIYKAAEGLFKLRLAIKQRKTKSPVEWWDQYGVDSGFTDFRHQSSKFNL, encoded by the exons atgtcTCAAAGATCGAAAGATAAAAACCCGGCTTGGCGATATGGCGATAGAGTTAATGAGAAGAATACAAATATTGTATGCAAGTTTTGTAACAAGATTACAACGGGTGGAATTTATCGCTTTAAATTCCATCTTATTGGTGGCGATAGAAACGTCACAAGTTGTCTGAAATGTCCACCGGAGGTGAGGGATGAAATAAAGAATTTTGTTGAGAAGAAGAAGGAGCAAAAAAATCAAATGAGTCATCAACCATTGGTGACCAATcttgatgatgatggtgatgatgataTTGAAGAATTGTCACTTCCAACAAAACGGGGAAGAGATGCAATCTCTTCAAGCCATGGATCGACGGGTACGAGTAGGACTAAAGGTCCTATAGATTGCTATTTCCCAAAGAAGCCGGAAGGAAAGAGCGGTGGAAAAGATGTACAAAAAATTGCTAAGGACATTTTGAGGGATCGTGCAGTTAGAGCTTTTGCACGATGGGTCTATGATGCTGGGCTCCCCTTCAATTGTGTCAACTATACTGACACTTTTGGAGACTTTATTGAGGCCGTTGGTCAATACGGACCTGGAATGAAGCCTCCCACTTATCATGAAATCAGAGGTCCTTATCTAAATAAGGAAGTGGAGGAGACTAATAAAATTGTGGAGGAACATAAAGTTGCGTGGAACAAGTATGGCTGCTCCATTATGATGGATAAGTGGACGGCAAGAACTGGGAAAATGATTATTAACGTGTTGGTGAATTCTCCCAAGGGAAGTTTATTTCTTGAGTCCATTGATGCTAGCGACTCATCCACTGACCACATCAAAATGTTCACCTTGTTTCAGAACACCATTGAAAAGATTGGCCCAAGCAAAGTTGTTCAAGTGGTCACTGATAATGCGAGTGAAAATGTGAAAGCGGGTGGCATGGTGGAAGGAGCGTACAAGAATGTCTATTGGACTCCATGTGCGGCTCATTGTATCAACTTAATCTTCGGGgacattttcaaggaaaaaccctTCTCTACAGTTTTTGGCCAGGGCGTTAGGGTACATTCTTATATTTCTCAGCGGCCCTTGTTATTGAATATGATGAGAAGATTCACCGGACAAAAAAATTTGGTGAAACCGGGCAAGACAAGGTTCGCCACTGCtttcttgactttacatagtatCCACTTGCAAAAATCCAATTTGAGAAAGTTGTTCACTTCAGAGGAATGGAGCAAGAGTAAATTTGCAAAGGAAAGTGCAGGGAAAGATGTTGCACGCATtattctttcttattctttttggAATAATGTCCTTCATGCTCTTAAAATTGGTGGCCCTTTGGTTAAAGTACTCCGTTTGGTGGATGGGGAGCAAAAACCACCAATGGGCTACCTCTATGAAGCTATGGATAGGGCCAAGGAGGCTATTCAAGCATCATTCACTGATGAGCAGAAATATGCAAAGGTCTTTCAGATCATTGATGCAAGATGGAGTGAGCAACTTCATAGACCTTTGCATGCAGCTGGACTTATTCTGAACCCGTCACTCTTTTATGATCAGCATGAGAATAATTCATTGGCTAGAGAAGTGTGGACAGGATTCCATGAGGTTGTTATCAAGTTGACCCCAGATGAAGACATGCAAGAAAAGATAGTAGATCAGCTTGCTATTTACAAGGCAGCTGAGGGACTTTTTAAGCTCCGACTTGCTATTAAACAAAGAAAGACGAAATCGCCAG TTGAGTGGTGGGACCAATATGGTGTAGACTCCGGATTTACAGACTTTCGCCATCAGAGTTCTAAGTTTAACTTGTAG